TTGATTGTGGGAAGTATCTAATTTTGTTGAATGGGGAATGCCATCAAAAAGCCTGTGAAATATTAATGAGTATTGCCTGTTTGTTATGGGTATGATATAAGGCTCATCTTTGTTCCACCTCTCACCAATATACACAACttgcttttttgttgtaaatACAACATGTCTCCCAAATGTCTCTTTCCATGCTGCTGTCTTAAAATAGTCATGTTCTACTCTGCAAAGCTCCTTACCTCTGTGTATGCAGCTGCACTCTTTTGGGTGAATGCAATGCGCTTCTCTCTCGCTGCAGGACACCCAGGAGTTCCTGCGCTGTCTGATGGACCAGTTACACGAAGAGCTGAAGGAGCCTCTGACCGAATGCAACATGAGCCGGGAGGGAAGTGACGGCGAGGAGTCGAGAGACGGAGAACGCTCGCCGTCCGAGGAGGAATTCCTCTCCTGCGACTCCGGCTCCAGCAGCGGGGAGGGAGGCGGCGCCGGCGGCGGCGAGCCGCTCCTGCGGGACGCGTTCGACGGGGTCAGGTCGCCGGCGGGAGGGGTCGTGGACATCGGCACCGGCGCGGTGATCTCGGAGAAGGAGAGGCTGAAGGAAAGGAGGGTGTCTGGCTCGCCGCTCCACGGAGGCTCGCAAGAGATGGACGAGGACGCCGACGTCGACACGGCAGTTGAGGAGGGGGCtcccgagaggagagaggaagaggaggaggtaacACCGACCACAAACACCGAGGTCCAAAGCCAAGAGGACAACCAGTTATCGGACGCGGGGCAGGAGCAAgagcacagcagcagcagcagcagcagcagcacctccgGTAGGCCAGCAGGATTAAAGAAAGGGGATTCTTCAACTCAACATCCCTGGCACGCGACTCTTTTGCCTCgacactttttttctctcgtTCCTAGAGCCAGACAATGAGGCGTCAATGAACCGGCCCCAGTCCACTCCCTGCAGCCCCGTGCGAACCCTTCAGGAGCTGCATCCTAAACTGTCCTCCAGTCCACCTCGCTCCAGCCCCCTCCGCTGTGCGGGGCCTCTGTACGCCTTCAAAAAAGGTAAAGAAAACATCCCAGAGTTCACTCTGTTGACACTCGGGGAGTTGTAGTTCTTTAACCCTGTGCCTCGGACATGTACGTGTGCACCACCAAGTCGTATGAGAGGAGTCAAGGTCACTTTAGGAGCCTCGAGAGACACGTCATGCAGGGTGCCTTTTGGTTCCGATGTGAATTTGATGAATCCACTGAGGGGTTTCTACGGTTTTACATATGCACAGGGTCCAtacggtcatgggaaacctggaaaagtcatttccaagcctggaaaagtcctttaaaaaaaagaagagttttgGAAAGATCATGGAAATTAgttttattcatatgttcatttacgcagtttgattaaaagaataaacatttatatacatatttattctgaataaaactattgtctctcattcatttgtgtcatttaaggtatatactCGTGTATACATCGAGATTTCACAAGATGTTTGGTCATagaaatttagtttaaagtaatggaaaagtcctggaaatccactggtcaacatgtgtgtgaaccctgtgtGCAGCGGGCCTCTTTTTTCATGTTCGCAGCCCCTCCGGTTCTTCAAGTTGCTGCCTCGTCATTCCCCTAATATTTTTTTCTCCGTCGTGAATCTTTCAGCTCAACTGCAGCTCGGCGCCCGAAAGAAGAAACAGTGTCTCTACCGCAGTGTGATCTCGGACGTCTTCGACGGCTCCATCCTCAGCCTGGTCCAGTGTTTGACCTGCGACAGGGTGAGGGTGCTCCACTTCGACACCAGGGGGCGCTACATGTTTAGTCTGAAAGGGAAGTTTAGCTGAAAGCATGTCTGAGTCATTTCcgtttttttgtgggggggattagaaagaaacaaacatttgCAAATGTGAGAATTTTAATTGAATAATTCACATTTTAAACTTTCATGCGATGAAATTATTTGGTGTGTCTGTTATTTGTTTGATTTACAAatgcctttaaaaataaaaaatcgatgttaaatgatttattttaaatctaaaaTCACTCATCCACCACACACTTATTTGTTTAGACAACCCTCTATTTACATGATATAAACATGTGTTGTTTAAAGCTCTAACTGACGTCTCTCTGAATGTGTGGCAGGTCTCCACGACAGTGGAAACCTTCCAGGACTTGTCCCTCCCTATTCCCGGCAAGGAGGACTTGGCCAAGCTCCACTCCTCCATCCACCAGAACCTCCCCGTGAAGACGGGTGTGAGCCCCGACATTTACGGCTCGCAGGGCTGGGTCACCTTCATCATGGACTCCATACGCCGGTCAGTGGCCCCGCGTTTTAACACGCGGAGGAAAATGACGAGTCGGCGCGTTTGAGCGTTTTATTTTGTAGTCACGTTCTGACTCTGTTGTTAAGATGCAACTTGAGATTTTGCTTCACAAGTTCTGACTTATTGAGGGAGTTCCTCACGGAGAACGAAGGCAAGTGGAATCatgagttgttttctttttcagataGTCCCGCTCACTTGACAGCTTGTGtataaagagaaaagaagaagaaaaaatgcacGTCTctgaaaatttaaattaaaagcgGCGAGACTTTAAGGCTTAGTGTTGGCTGTAAACGAATAATCAGCGACTTCAACTCGATGCAGACGAGGGCGTGCACGTATCGAGAGGCCGTGCGTGTTTGCTGCACATTGGGAGGTGGATGTGCAGAATGCTGCTCGTCACACGGAGCAGAGAGATGCCACAGCTGACTCACCTCAATGATGAATATCTTTCTTTGAAATATGTAGTGACAATAAGCCCCTGTTACTCATGTTtaatagtgtgtgtatgtgtgtgtgtgtgtggttcatgcTGCTGGAGGGTCTTAAAGAGGTTATCAGTCCAGGACTCTTAAAAGACTGGAggggtgttttgtttttcttcttttaaacatCGTTCGTgcagagcttttttttttttttttaaaggaatgtaGAAATCAGTtccttttgccaaatgcatctgcACATGTTACCCGCATTTATCATCTCACACATTGGGACAGAGATGCTGGAGACGGGCCTCGGCACGCTAGTTGCTCATCTTCCAGCGGTTCCCAGATTTCAAAAGCACGGTGACGTCGTTTGGTGAATCTACGGCTTTCTGAGGCAATAGATGGAGCGCCGGGGAAGGTGAGCTGTGTCGTCGAGCGCATGTTCCAACCCGACAATGACCACGGTGCCCATCGTCTGCTGCCTctgggtctcacacacacacacacacggtgcccTTTCAACTCACTGCCACTAAAGACCCTCTCCGGAGCCGATGTCGCTCTAGGCGAGCAGTTCTGTCGGGAGTCGCGCAATTGTTCTAAGTCGGCGACCCACGCGAAGGTCATTGAGTCAGGATGAGCtcggtgagggggggggcagacgaTTCTGATTCCGTCTCTTTGTGTTCCGCCCGCGAACAGGTTCGTGGTCTCGTGTATCCCCACGTGGTTCTGGGGGCCCATGGTGACGCTGGAGGACTGCCTCGCCGCCTTCTTCGCCGCAGATGAGCTCAAAGGTAAACGGTGCCGCGTCGCGCTCGTCCACTACTAATCATCTCGCTTTTTAAATCTTCacaaaatgtgcatttgtgttatttgtttctttttttgtgtgtgcgcagGGGACAACATGTACAGCTGTGAGCGATGTAAAAAGTGAGTATGTTGAGTGGACCCAGGCGTAGACGTGAAGTACAACTGGGCCGACGCATCAATTGAAGGCCATTTTTTCATTTAGTCTTTTTTTACACAGTATTTTGTTTTCTACAGGTTGAGAAATGGTGTCAAATATTGCAAAGTACTTAGACTTCCGGAGGTACaccatttatttccttttttatctGATTTCCTTCTTGCTGCAGATAGCACGTTGAGTCTCGCTCGCGGTTTCCGGGGCTTCGTAacggcgtgtgtgtttgtgttagatCCTTTGCGTCCACCTGAAGCGCTTCCGGCACGAGGTCATGTACTCCTTCAAGATCAGCAGCCACGTGTCGTTCCCGCTGGAGGGCCTCGACATGCGGCCTTTCCTGGCCAAAGACAGTCCGTCCCAAGTCACCACTTATGACCTGCTGTCGGTCATCTGTCACCACGGCACTGCAGGAAGTacgacattcaattcaattcagtttatgtcaCCCAATATATCACatattatgaatttgcctcagcgggctttacaatctgtacacatacgacacccctgacctttgacctcacatcggatcaggaaaaactcccaagaaatagaaaaaaagagtgAAGAAACCTTGATGACTTCACACGGGGTCCATtcaaatgtcatttaaaaacacatttcagagtttaaatgttctctctctcattgctttttttccttttttcttctgctgctgcaggcGGGCACTACATCGCTTACTGTCAGAACGTGATCAACGGCCAGTGGTACGAGTTTGACGACCAGTATGTGACGGAGATCCACGAGACGGTGGTGCAGAACGCAGAGGCCTATGTGTTGTTCTACAGGTAAGCGTGTCAAGGCCCCCGTAGAAAGCTCCGACGTCCGCCCCCAAATCTGTGTTTAACGACCGCGACGTCGTCCCCCGTGCTCGTGCAGGAAGAGTAGCGACGAGTCGGTGAGGGAGAGGCAGAAGGTTGTGGCTCTGGCCAACATGCGGGAGCCCAGCCTGCTGCAGTTCTACATCTCCAGAGAATGGCTGAACAAGTTCAACACCTTCGCCGAACCGGGGCCCATCGGCAACCACGCGTTCCTCTGTCGGCACGgaggtgtgtgtttttaaaagagtGCCGCCTCGTCACACGCGCTGTGAAGGGAAACCTGAAACGAGGAGATGCTGTTGAGCTGCATTATGGGAGATCCAGTGTTTCTGGAACTAAGATTAGGGACTAAAAGTCACTTGTTATCGGGGGTTCCTCAGGTTCATTCTGAccatttaaaacaaacacaaaaagctTACAGTGAGTCCTCtgatacaaattaaataaactcACAGATGTTGATCATTaagcttttcaaagagttttaCGACAAGTCAACGCACACAAGTCATCCCCGTTGCTACTGACACTGATTTATTTCGCCAGCTGTTACATCGTGAAGGGTTCTCTCGTAACATTTCAGCTCTCAAAACAAATAATTCTTATCTAACTGGACATTTCTTTGAGAATTGTGAAGATCGTTGGCTCGTCTACTCCCCACCACAGGGAtgagggagcgggggggggggggttgtcggAGGAGAAAGAAGTCCAGTATATTGTTGGCATACTCACTGGTCTCCAGTACAAGCCTGAATAGGTCAAACAATGTGTGCTTTAACTTCAGTCCATTTGTATCTGTGTCCAGGGATCCCACCTAATAAATACCACTACATCGATGACCTGGTGGTGATTGTTCCTCAGAACGTGTGGGAGTACGTTTACAAcaggtaactagaatgggcactcggtagagcgcataccttcgcatatcacaagattgggcattgaattatgaacattttggcattagttgcatgccaattggataagaattgaccgcgctatggtaaaaataagattttgaccttttcatgaccttgacctttgacacgatcgatcccaaaatctaatcaaatggtccccggataataaccaatcatcccaccaaatttcatgcgattcggtttaatacttttttagttatgcgagtaacacgcatacaaagaaataaatacacggcgatcaaaacatgttTAATATATCCATATGGATCAAATGTGTAGGCAGTCACTCGTAGTATTTTAGATCAATGTATTTTGGGGTTTCACTGTATGTTTCATTCAGATTTGTtcatcaaaaaataaaaacataacctcTATAATCTCCATTACCTGTCACACTACACATCATACAAAAGAAGTTAGCCGCTAGCGAGAGCACCTTACAGCTCAGGAGACCAAAATAGAGCTAAAAGGAGAGTGAATAgtgaaatgaagaaatacattaacCCTTTCAAGTTGGGGTTTCTGTAGCTCTCCAATGGCGTCATAAAAGAAAATTGTATCTGAACAGATCAGCGTGATGATTGTAAAGAAAGGCCTTAACTGAACGTCGattgagtgtttttttcttcttaacgCATATGTTTACATCGTTACACCGATTACTATTTCAAGTGCCTTTTCTCATAAATGTTTCCGTTTCTGTCCTCAGCTTCGGAGGCGGCCCCGCAGTGAACCACCTGTACATGTGTGCCATCTGCCAGGTGGAGATCGAGGCTCTGGCTAAACGCAGGAAAACCGAAATAGACACCTTCATCAGGGTAAAAGCACCGGGCCGTGAACGCGTCTGCATGCTTCATGCTGGATGCTGAACGCGCTGCGTTCTCTCTCGTCCACAGCTGAACAAAGAGTTCCAGGCCGAAGAGGCTCCCACGGTGATCCTGTGCATCAGCATGCAGTGGTTCAGAGAGTGGGAGGGCTTCGTGAAGGGCAAAGACAACGGTGCGAACACGGCGGAGACATTTTACTTCATCGTCGTTCTGTCTTCACGCGAATATTTGCGTCTAATCTATTTGTTTTCTCAGAGCCGCCCGGTCCCATCGACAACAGTAGAATAGGAGTGATGAAAGGAGGGCACGTACAACCCAAGCAAGGTAAACCTCGGCACTGGTGggaaatttaattcagtttatttgtcaggttcttgtgacggggtgaggctcaggcacagagagacaggctggacgcaatatgaataacaaaaaaagcactctttaataaggcaaaacagtttacaaaaagcaaggtccaaaaggggcaggcagagaatccaggttcagggcaggccgggtcaacaggcagaaccaggaaaaCGGaccggacgacgggaaaaggtacacggaactatagacgacaatctgacaggagacgagggaaagactgacacaatata
The window above is part of the Pseudoliparis swirei isolate HS2019 ecotype Mariana Trench chromosome 15, NWPU_hadal_v1, whole genome shotgun sequence genome. Proteins encoded here:
- the usp20 gene encoding ubiquitin carboxyl-terminal hydrolase 20 isoform X2, producing MAEQELCPHLDSIGEVTKEDLLHKSKGTCQSCGAGGPNLWACLQSDCPYVGCGESSSDHSTLHVQAKKHHLTVNLTTFRIWCYVCEREVFLEHRPALLPGPAAPHRHCKDTEQEAAPQTLAHPLKGVPIAVAEVDGSESEEDELKPRGLTGMKNIGNSCYMNAALQALSNCPPLTQFFLDCSGLVRTDKKPALCRSYQKLISELWHKKRPSYVVPTSLSHGIKLINPMFRGYAQQDTQEFLRCLMDQLHEELKEPLTECNMSREGSDGEESRDGERSPSEEEFLSCDSGSSSGEGGGAGGGEPLLRDAFDGVRSPAGGVVDIGTGAVISEKERLKERRVSGSPLHGGSQEMDEDADVDTAVEEGAPERREEEEEVTPTTNTEVQSQEDNQLSDAGQEQEHSSSSSSSSTSEPDNEASMNRPQSTPCSPVRTLQELHPKLSSSPPRSSPLRCAGPLYAFKKAQLQLGARKKKQCLYRSVISDVFDGSILSLVQCLTCDRVSTTVETFQDLSLPIPGKEDLAKLHSSIHQNLPVKTGVSPDIYGSQGWVTFIMDSIRRFVVSCIPTWFWGPMVTLEDCLAAFFAADELKGDNMYSCERCKKLRNGVKYCKVLRLPEILCVHLKRFRHEVMYSFKISSHVSFPLEGLDMRPFLAKDSPSQVTTYDLLSVICHHGTAGSGHYIAYCQNVINGQWYEFDDQYVTEIHETVVQNAEAYVLFYRKSSDESVRERQKVVALANMREPSLLQFYISREWLNKFNTFAEPGPIGNHAFLCRHGGIPPNKYHYIDDLVVIVPQNVWEYVYNSFGGGPAVNHLYMCAICQVEIEALAKRRKTEIDTFIRLNKEFQAEEAPTVILCISMQWFREWEGFVKGKDNEPPGPIDNSRIGVMKGGHVQPKQGADYGQISEETWQYLLGIYAGGPEIAVRQTVAPANVDSLHGERKIEAETRAL
- the usp20 gene encoding ubiquitin carboxyl-terminal hydrolase 20 isoform X1, coding for MAEQELCPHLDSIGEVTKEDLLHKSKGTCQSCGAGGPNLWACLQSDCPYVGCGESSSDHSTLHVQAKKHHLTVNLTTFRIWCYVCEREVFLEHRPALLPGPAAPHRHCKDTEQEAAPQTLAHPLKGVPIAVAEVDGSESEEDELKPRGLTGMKNIGNSCYMNAALQALSNCPPLTQFFLDCSGLVRTDKKPALCRSYQKLISELWHKKRPSYVVPTSLSHGIKLINPMFRGYAQQVGASTQQDTQEFLRCLMDQLHEELKEPLTECNMSREGSDGEESRDGERSPSEEEFLSCDSGSSSGEGGGAGGGEPLLRDAFDGVRSPAGGVVDIGTGAVISEKERLKERRVSGSPLHGGSQEMDEDADVDTAVEEGAPERREEEEEVTPTTNTEVQSQEDNQLSDAGQEQEHSSSSSSSSTSEPDNEASMNRPQSTPCSPVRTLQELHPKLSSSPPRSSPLRCAGPLYAFKKAQLQLGARKKKQCLYRSVISDVFDGSILSLVQCLTCDRVSTTVETFQDLSLPIPGKEDLAKLHSSIHQNLPVKTGVSPDIYGSQGWVTFIMDSIRRFVVSCIPTWFWGPMVTLEDCLAAFFAADELKGDNMYSCERCKKLRNGVKYCKVLRLPEILCVHLKRFRHEVMYSFKISSHVSFPLEGLDMRPFLAKDSPSQVTTYDLLSVICHHGTAGSGHYIAYCQNVINGQWYEFDDQYVTEIHETVVQNAEAYVLFYRKSSDESVRERQKVVALANMREPSLLQFYISREWLNKFNTFAEPGPIGNHAFLCRHGGIPPNKYHYIDDLVVIVPQNVWEYVYNSFGGGPAVNHLYMCAICQVEIEALAKRRKTEIDTFIRLNKEFQAEEAPTVILCISMQWFREWEGFVKGKDNEPPGPIDNSRIGVMKGGHVQPKQGADYGQISEETWQYLLGIYAGGPEIAVRQTVAPANVDSLHGERKIEAETRAL
- the usp20 gene encoding ubiquitin carboxyl-terminal hydrolase 20 isoform X3, whose product is MAEQELCPHLDSIGEVTKEDLLHKSKGTCQSCGAGGPNLWACLQSDCPYVGCGESSSDHSTLHVQAKKHHLTVNLTTFRIWCYVCEREVFLEHRPALLPGPAAPHRHCKDTEQEAAPQTLAHPLKGVPIAVAEVDGSESEEDELKPRGLTGMKNIGNSCYMNAALQALSNCPPLTQFFLDCSGLVRTDKKPALCRSYQKLISELWHKKRPSYVVPTSLSHGIKLINPMFRGYAQQVGASTQQDTQEFLRCLMDQLHEELKEPLTECNMSREGSDGEESRDGERSPSEEEFLSCDSGSSSGEGGGAGGGEPLLRDAFDGVRSPAGGVVDIGTGAVISEKERLKERRVSGSPLHGGSQEMDEDADVDTAVEEGAPERREEEEEVTPTTNTEVQSQEDNQLSDAGQEQEHSSSSSSSSTSEPDNEASMNRPQSTPCSPVRTLQELHPKLSSSPPRSSPLRCAGPLYAFKKAQLQLGARKKKQCLYRSVISDVFDGSILSLVQCLTCDRVSTTVETFQDLSLPIPGKEDLAKLHSSIHQNLPVKTGVSPDIYGSQGWVTFIMDSIRRFVVSCIPTWFWGPMVTLEDCLAAFFAADELKGDNMYSCERCKKLRNGVKYCKVLRLPEILCVHLKRFRHEVMYSFKISSHVSFPLEGLDMRPFLAKDSPSQVTTYDLLSVICHHGTAGSGHYIAYCQNVINGQWYEFDDQYVTEIHETVVQNAEAYVLFYSFGGGPAVNHLYMCAICQVEIEALAKRRKTEIDTFIRLNKEFQAEEAPTVILCISMQWFREWEGFVKGKDNEPPGPIDNSRIGVMKGGHVQPKQGADYGQISEETWQYLLGIYAGGPEIAVRQTVAPANVDSLHGERKIEAETRAL